The proteins below are encoded in one region of Deinococcus budaensis:
- a CDS encoding M16 family metallopeptidase — protein MTRPAAEPPTLSPRILPNGLTLLLEPDPDAQTVAAGYFVATGARDERPAELGASHFLEHLMFKGSERLSAAELNARLDELGGHANAFTGEEATVYHAATLPEHTPELLDTLTELLRPALRAGDIETERGVILEEIAMYADQPGVRVADELRADFWGAHPLGHAVLGTPQTVGALSREALVRHWRERYGADRVTLAVVGAFDPEAVLAWAEETLGDWAAGTPASSVPAAPPAAPGTLRTLHDPALSRVQVALAFPGLPARHPLREAAAVLAELIGGENGLLYWALLDTGLADSADLGHLDYADAGSFEGGFSCDPGRAQAVLDAYRAVLATAPAALTEAAVRRAARKLAVSTLLRAETPQGRLFLLGMEHLALGRPLSTAELVDRAARVTLEDVQAVLALCPLTRPTVVALGPLTELR, from the coding sequence ATGACCCGGCCCGCCGCCGAGCCGCCCACCCTGTCCCCCCGCATTCTCCCCAATGGCCTGACCCTGCTGCTCGAACCCGACCCGGACGCGCAGACGGTCGCCGCCGGGTACTTCGTGGCGACGGGCGCGCGCGACGAGCGGCCCGCCGAGCTGGGCGCCTCGCATTTCCTCGAACACCTGATGTTCAAGGGGTCCGAGCGGCTGAGCGCCGCCGAACTCAACGCGCGCCTCGACGAGCTGGGCGGCCACGCCAACGCCTTTACGGGCGAGGAGGCGACCGTCTACCACGCGGCCACGCTGCCCGAGCACACGCCCGAACTGCTGGACACCCTGACCGAGCTGCTGCGCCCGGCCCTACGCGCGGGCGATATCGAAACCGAGCGCGGCGTGATTCTCGAAGAGATCGCCATGTACGCCGACCAGCCCGGCGTGCGGGTGGCCGACGAGCTGCGGGCCGACTTCTGGGGCGCGCACCCGCTGGGCCACGCCGTGCTGGGCACCCCGCAGACGGTGGGCGCCCTGAGCCGCGAGGCGCTGGTCCGCCACTGGCGCGAACGCTACGGCGCGGACCGGGTGACGCTGGCGGTCGTCGGCGCTTTCGACCCGGAGGCTGTCCTGGCCTGGGCAGAGGAGACGCTGGGGGACTGGGCCGCCGGCACGCCCGCGTCCAGCGTTCCGGCGGCGCCGCCCGCCGCGCCCGGCACCCTCCGCACCCTGCACGACCCCGCCCTGTCGCGCGTGCAGGTCGCGCTGGCCTTTCCCGGTCTGCCTGCCCGGCACCCCCTGCGCGAGGCGGCGGCGGTGCTGGCTGAACTCATCGGCGGCGAGAACGGGCTGCTGTACTGGGCGCTGCTGGACACCGGGCTGGCCGACAGCGCCGACCTCGGGCACCTCGACTACGCGGACGCAGGCAGCTTCGAGGGCGGCTTTTCCTGCGACCCCGGGCGCGCGCAGGCGGTGCTGGACGCCTACCGCGCCGTGTTGGCGACCGCCCCCGCCGCGCTGACGGAAGCCGCCGTGCGCCGCGCCGCGCGCAAGCTGGCCGTCTCCACGCTGCTGCGCGCCGAGACCCCGCAGGGCCGCCTGTTCCTGCTGGGCATGGAACACCTCGCGCTGGGGCGCCCGCTGAGCACCGCCGAACTGGTGGACCGCGCCGCCCGCGTCACCCTGGAGGACGTGCAGGCCGTGCTGGCCCTCTGCCCGCTGACCCGTCCGACCGTGGTCGCGCTGGGACCACTGACCGAGCTGCGCTGA
- a CDS encoding pitrilysin family protein: MTPPVTTTPAPEAQVWNLDSGLTLAFERRRGPGFALDLRVPVGSAHDPRGREGSASVLEEWLHKGAGGRSARALGDAFDDLGVRRSGGVGPEATRFGVSGLSRDLPAALGLVADLLLRPALPPEELPILTDLARQDLEGLEDSPPDRLAVEARRLAFPADPASPFAGYAHPASGTPEGLAALSADSVGAFLTRYGTRGSVLGLVADAEPPEVRALVERTFSGWRPGEDAPVPAHFRPGLRAHVPHPEGEQTHLSLSAPGVSPRSPNWLNWQVALTALSGGSASRLFHAVREERGLAYSVGASPVVLAGQGFLNAYAGSTPQQAPETLAVVLAELARLPQGLTAAEFGRARAGLTASVVFGAESLRARAGGLTRDLALFGHVRPVVALRAELSALTLEGVNAFLAGYDPAAQATVVTLGPAALAGAGEAA, from the coding sequence GTGACGCCCCCCGTGACGACGACGCCCGCCCCCGAAGCGCAGGTCTGGAACCTGGACAGCGGCCTGACCCTGGCCTTCGAGCGCCGCCGGGGACCCGGCTTCGCGCTTGACCTGCGCGTGCCGGTGGGGAGCGCCCACGACCCCCGGGGCCGCGAGGGGTCGGCGAGCGTGCTCGAAGAGTGGCTTCACAAGGGCGCCGGGGGCCGGAGCGCCCGCGCGCTGGGAGACGCCTTCGACGACCTGGGCGTGCGGCGCAGCGGGGGCGTCGGCCCGGAGGCGACCCGCTTCGGCGTGAGTGGCCTGAGCCGCGACCTGCCCGCTGCGCTGGGGCTGGTGGCCGACCTGTTGCTGCGCCCGGCCCTGCCGCCGGAGGAACTGCCCATCCTGACGGACCTCGCCCGGCAGGACCTGGAGGGCCTGGAGGACAGCCCGCCCGACCGCCTGGCGGTGGAGGCGCGGCGGCTGGCTTTCCCGGCGGACCCGGCCTCGCCCTTTGCGGGCTACGCCCACCCGGCGAGCGGCACCCCGGAGGGCCTGGCGGCCCTCAGCGCGGACAGCGTGGGGGCGTTCCTGACCCGCTACGGCACGCGCGGCAGCGTGCTGGGTCTGGTCGCGGACGCCGAGCCGCCGGAGGTGCGCGCCCTGGTCGAGCGGACCTTCTCGGGGTGGCGCCCCGGCGAGGACGCGCCCGTCCCGGCCCACTTTCGCCCCGGCCTGCGCGCCCACGTCCCTCATCCGGAGGGCGAGCAGACGCACCTGAGCCTCAGCGCGCCGGGGGTCTCGCCGCGCAGTCCCAACTGGCTCAACTGGCAGGTCGCGCTGACGGCGCTGTCGGGCGGCAGCGCCAGCCGCCTCTTTCACGCGGTGCGCGAGGAACGCGGGCTGGCCTACAGCGTGGGCGCCTCGCCGGTCGTGCTGGCGGGGCAGGGCTTCCTGAACGCCTACGCGGGCAGCACCCCGCAGCAGGCCCCCGAGACGCTGGCGGTGGTGCTGGCCGAACTCGCGCGGCTGCCGCAGGGCCTGACGGCCGCCGAGTTCGGGCGCGCCCGCGCGGGCCTGACCGCCAGCGTCGTCTTCGGGGCCGAGAGCCTGCGTGCCCGCGCTGGGGGCCTCACCCGCGACCTGGCGCTGTTCGGGCACGTCCGCCCGGTGGTGGCCCTGCGCGCCGAGCTGAGCGCCCTGACGCTGGAAGGGGTCAACGCCTTCCTGGCCGGCTACGACCCCGCCGCGCAGGCCACCGTCGTGACCCTCGGCCCGGCGGCCCTGGCGGGCGCGGGGGAGGCGGCATGA
- a CDS encoding RluA family pseudouridine synthase, with protein MALNGGYTYRETLGPRARDLSVLAYLTRHYRHSGEAEWRARLEGGEVRLDGLGVHGGEVLRPGQTLEWRRPPWHEPDAPLAFEVLHRDAELLAVAKPSGLPTLPGGGFLDHTLLACVRRDFPEATPLHRLGRGTSGLVLFARTPPAASVLLRAWRAQAVEKRYRALSAGLAEGQAYDITAPIGPVPHPRLGRVYAASAAGKASRSVARVLERRAEEGSTLFEVDIHSGRPHQIRIHLASVGHPLVGDPLYVPGGGPRPELPGLPGDLGYWLHAERLSFIHPRSGERLELHAPPPPELRRADGT; from the coding sequence ATGGCCCTCAACGGCGGTTACACCTACCGCGAGACGCTGGGACCGCGCGCCCGTGACCTGAGCGTCCTCGCGTACCTGACGCGGCACTACCGCCATTCCGGCGAGGCCGAGTGGCGGGCGCGGCTGGAGGGCGGCGAGGTCCGTCTGGACGGCCTGGGCGTGCATGGGGGCGAGGTGCTGCGGCCCGGCCAGACGCTCGAATGGCGGCGTCCCCCCTGGCACGAGCCGGACGCGCCGCTGGCTTTCGAGGTCCTGCACCGCGACGCCGAGCTGCTGGCGGTCGCCAAGCCGTCGGGGCTGCCCACCCTGCCGGGCGGGGGCTTTCTCGACCACACGCTGCTGGCCTGCGTGCGGCGCGACTTTCCGGAAGCCACGCCGCTGCACCGCCTGGGGCGCGGGACCTCGGGGCTGGTGCTGTTCGCGCGCACGCCCCCGGCCGCGTCGGTGCTGCTGCGCGCCTGGCGGGCGCAGGCGGTCGAGAAGCGGTACCGGGCGCTCTCTGCCGGGCTGGCGGAGGGGCAAGCCTACGACATCACCGCGCCCATCGGCCCGGTGCCGCACCCCCGGCTGGGCCGCGTGTACGCGGCGAGCGCGGCGGGCAAGGCGTCGCGCAGCGTGGCCCGGGTGCTGGAGCGCCGGGCGGAGGAGGGCAGCACCCTCTTCGAGGTGGACATTCATTCCGGGCGGCCCCACCAGATTCGCATTCACCTCGCTTCTGTCGGACATCCGCTGGTCGGGGACCCGCTCTACGTGCCGGGCGGCGGGCCAAGGCCCGAGCTGCCGGGGTTGCCGGGCGACCTGGGCTACTGGCTGCACGCCGAGCGGCTGAGCTTCATCCATCCCCGCAGCGGCGAGCGGCTGGAGCTGCACGCGCCGCCGCCGCCGGAGTTGCGCCGGGCTGACGGCACGTGA
- a CDS encoding M23 family metallopeptidase, producing the protein MLRRPLRLLLVLLLIAGAAYLLWPYLEQARRYSALLAAPTPAEGSLPNPLPGQRFVDTWGAARSAGRRHEGVDIFAPRGTPIRATTPGVVLNVGENRLGGRTVMILGPGGQRHYYAHLERYREDLQEGDWVQAGDVVGYVGDSGNARGTPPHLHYGIYTGGGAINPYPLLQGE; encoded by the coding sequence ATGCTGCGCCGTCCCCTCCGTCTGCTGCTCGTGTTGCTCCTGATTGCCGGGGCCGCCTACCTGCTGTGGCCATACCTGGAACAGGCCCGCCGCTATTCGGCGCTGCTCGCGGCCCCCACACCGGCCGAGGGGAGCTTGCCCAATCCGCTGCCCGGCCAACGGTTCGTGGACACCTGGGGGGCTGCCCGCAGCGCGGGGCGCAGGCACGAAGGCGTGGACATCTTCGCCCCGCGCGGCACCCCGATTCGCGCCACCACGCCGGGCGTCGTGCTCAACGTGGGCGAGAACCGTCTGGGCGGGCGCACGGTGATGATCCTCGGCCCCGGCGGACAGCGGCACTACTACGCGCACCTGGAACGCTACCGCGAGGACCTTCAAGAAGGCGACTGGGTTCAGGCGGGCGACGTGGTGGGGTACGTCGGGGACAGCGGCAACGCGCGGGGCACGCCGCCGCACCTGCACTACGGGATTTACACGGGAGGCGGGGCGATCAATCCGTATCCGCTGCTGCAAGGGGAGTGA